One window of the Nicotiana tabacum cultivar K326 chromosome 4, ASM71507v2, whole genome shotgun sequence genome contains the following:
- the LOC107802676 gene encoding beta-galactosidase 10-like isoform X1, with the protein MKTMSHFSSNFLFVFLVSTAICITAMSLSLAAVNAANITINGNIVTYDRRSLIINGQRKLLISASIHYPRSVPAMWPGLVQLAKEGGVDVIETYVFWNGHELSPDNYYFGGRYDLVKFCKIVQQAGMHMILRIGPFVAAEWNYGGLPVWLHYVPGTTFRTDSEPFKHYMQKFMTYIVNLMKQERLFASQGGPIILAQAKNEYGNYETAYGEGGKRYAFWAARMALSQDTGVPWIMCQQYDAPDPVIDTCNSFYCDQFKPISPNKPKIWTENWPGWFKTFGARDPHRPPEDVAYSVAPFFQKGGSVMNYYMYHGGTNFGRTAGGPFITTSYDYDAPIDEYGLARFPKWGHLKELHKVIKLCEHALLNNDPTLLSLGSLQEADVYEDASGACAAFLSNMDDKDDKVVQFRNISYQLPAWSVSILPDCKNVVFNTAKVGCQTSIVNMEPLDLHPTVRSPKRDIKALQWEVFKETAGVWGVTDFTKNGFVDHINTTKDTTDYLWYTTSIFVNDEEEFLQNRSSAMLFVESKGHAMHVFINHVLQASASGNGTVPHFKFGTPIVLKAGKNDIALLSMTVGLQTAGSFYEWIGAGPTSVKVEGFKSGIVDLSASTWTYKVGLHGEYLRIHESGGLNNKIWALTSEPPKQKPLTWYKAVVDAPPGDEPVALDMIHMGKGLAWLNGQEIGRYWPRKSSKLEKCITQCDYRGKFNPDKCDTGCGEPTQRWYHVPRSWFKPSGNILVIFEETGGDPSQIRFSRRKVSGACGHLSEDHPSFDVEYLQGSEIKNDENRATLRLKCPTNTHISAVKFASFGNPTGTCGSYMQGDCHDPNSAALVEKVCLNQNECALEMSSGNFNMQLCPSTVKKLAVEVNCS; encoded by the exons ATGAAGACGATGAGTCATTTCTCATCTAACTTCCTGTTCGTTTTCCTCGTGTCGACGGCAATATGTATAACAGCAATGTCATTGTCGTTAGCAGCTGTAAATGCTGCTAATATTACTATTAATGgtaatattgtaacttacgaTCGACGCTCATTGATCATTAATGGCCAGAGGAAGTTGCTCATCTCTGCTTCCATTCACTACCCTCGCAGTGTACCTGCT ATGTGGCCTGGTCTGGTTCAATTGGCAAAAGAAGGAGGGGTGGATGTTATAGAAACATATGTTTTTTGGAATGGTCATGAACTTTCTCCGGACAAT TATTACTTTGGAGGAAGGTATGATCTAGTCAAATTTTGCAAGATCGTTCAGCAGGCTGGAATGCATATGATTCTTCGGATTGGACCATTTGTTGCAGCAGAATGGAACTATGG TGGACTTCCTGTGTGGCTGCattatgttcctggtaccacctTTCGAACTGATAGCGAACCTTTCAAG CATTACATGCAGAAATTCATGACATATATTGTGAACTTAATGAAGCAAGAGAGGCTTTTTGCATCTCAAGGAGGTCCTATCATCTTGGCACAGGCAA AAAATGAGTATGGCAACTACGAAACAGCATATGGAGAAGGAGGGAAAAGGTATGCCTTTTGGGCTGCTAGAATGGCTCTTTCTCAAGATACTGGTGTACCTTGGATAATGTGCCAGCAGTATGATGCTCCTGATCCTGTG ATTGACACATGCAATTCATTTTACTGTGACCAATTTAAACCAATCTCTCCAAACAAGCCCAAAATTTGGACAGAAAACTGGCCAGGATG GTTCAAAACATTTGGGGCCAGAGATCCTCACAGGCCTCCAGAAGATGTTGCTTATTCTGTTGCTCCTTTTTTCCAAAAAGGAGGAAGTGTGATGAATTATTACATG TACCATGGTGGGACAAACTTTGGCCGGACGGCAGGTGGCCCTTTCATTACCACAAGCTACGACTATGATGCACCAATTGACGAATATG GTCTAGCAAGATTTCCAAAATGGGGTCACCTTAAAGAACTTCATAAAGTCATAAAGTTGTGTGAGCATGCTCTGCTGAACAATGATCCGACTCTTCTTTCACTAGGTTCTCTACAAGAG GCTGATGTTTATGAAGATGCTTCAGGAGCTTGTGCTGCCTTTCTTTCCAATATGGATGATAAAGATGACAAGGTGGTACAGTTCCGGAATATATCATACCAACTGCCAGCATGGTCTGTTAGCATTTTGCCGGACTGCAAAAATGTAGTATTCAACACAGCAAAG GTCGGATGTCAAACCTCTATAGTCAACATGGAACCCCTAGATTTGCATCCCACTGTAAGATCACCAAAGAGAGACATCAAAGCTCTTCAGTGGGAAGTCTTCAAGGAAACAGCTGGAGTATGGGGAGTTACTGATTTCACTAAAAACGGTTTTGTAGATCACATTAACACCACAAAAGACACTACGGACTACCTCTGGTATACAACAAG TATATTTGTTAATGATGAGGAGGAGTTCCTACAAAACAGAAGCAGTGCAATGCTTTTTGTTGAATCAAAGGGTCATGCTATGCATGTCTTCATCAATCATGTTCTTCAAG CCAGTGCATCTGGAAATGGCACAGTGCCACACTTCAAGTTTGGAACTCCTATTGTTCTCAAGGCAGGGAAGAATGACATTGCCTTGTTAAGCATGACTGTGGGCCTACAA ACTGCTGGATCTTTTTATGAATGGATTGGAGCTGGTCCAACAAGTGTCAAAGTTGAAGGGTTCAAGAGTGGGATTGTGGACTTGTCTGCGAGTACTTGGACCTATAAG GTTGGATTGCACGGAGAATATTTGAGGATACACGAGTCAGGTGGCTTGAACAATAAAATCTGGGCTCTGACTTCAGAGCCACCAAAGCAAAAGCCCCTCACATGGTATAAG GCAGTAGTAGATGCACCTCCTGGTGACGAACCTGTTGCACTTGATATGATTCATATGGGAAAAGGACTGGCTTGGTTGAATGGACAAGAAATTGGCAGATATTGGCCGAGGAAAAGTTCTAAACTTGAGAAGTGTATTACTCAATGTGACTACAGAGGCAAATTTAACCCTGATAAATGTGACACTGGCTGTGGAGAACCTACACAGAGATG GTATCATGTGCCACGATCTTGGTTCAAGCCATCAGGAAATATCTTGGTGATCTTTGAGGAGACTGGTGGAGATCCTTCTCAAATTAGATTCTCAAGGCGAAAGGTCTCTGGAGCTTGTGGTCATCTTTCAGAGGACCACCCATCCTTTGATGTTGAATATCTGCAAGGAAGTGAAATTAAGAATGATGAAAACAGGGCAACTCTAAGGTTGAAGTGTCCCACAAATACTCACATTTCTGCTGTCAAATTTGCCAGTTTTGGAAATCCTACTGGCACATGTGGCTCCTACATGCAAGGAGACTGCCATGATCCAAATTCTGCAGCACTGGTCGAAAAG GTTTGCCTGAACCAAAATGAATGTGCATTAGAAATGTCCAGTGGGAACTTTAACATGCAATTGTGTCCAAGTACAGTAAAGAAACTTGCCGTTGAAGTAAATTGCAGCTGA
- the LOC107802677 gene encoding UPF0426 protein At1g28150, chloroplastic: protein MSIVLNCVASVSPACATRKWKAPMFGKQLPSRTSSFEPHVNPAGFRVNAFFFNPIQEPILKDALKEPVAFAGGIFAGLLRLDLNEDPLKEWVAKTVEASGITAEEIETSVDQAEDIPQQIEIE from the exons atgTCTATAGTTTTGAACTGTGTTGCTTCCGTATCACCTGCTTGTGCCACA CGGAAATGGAAAGCTCCTATGTTTGGGAAACAGTTACCATCGAGAACATCGTCTTTCGAGCCACATGTGAATCCAGCTGGGTTTCGGGTCAATGCGTTTTTCTTCAATCCTATCCAGGAACCCATTCTCAAAGATGCTCTCAAG GAACCTGTTGCCTTCGCGGGAGGGATATTTGCTGGACTTCTAAGACTTGATTTGAATGAAGATCCTTTGAAGGAATGGGTTGCTAAAACAGTTGAGGCCTCTGGAATTACAGCAGAAGAAATTGAGACTAGTGTTGACCAAGCAGAGGACATCCCACAACAGATAGAAATTGAATGA
- the LOC107802676 gene encoding beta-galactosidase 10-like isoform X3 yields MKTMSHFSSNFLFVFLVSTAICITAMSLSLAAVNAANITINGNIVTYDRRSLIINGQRKLLISASIHYPRSVPAMWPGLVQLAKEGGVDVIETYVFWNGHELSPDNYYFGGRYDLVKFCKIVQQAGMHMILRIGPFVAAEWNYGGLPVWLHYVPGTTFRTDSEPFKHYMQKFMTYIVNLMKQERLFASQGGPIILAQAKNEYGNYETAYGEGGKRYAFWAARMALSQDTGVPWIMCQQYDAPDPVIDTCNSFYCDQFKPISPNKPKIWTENWPGWFKTFGARDPHRPPEDVAYSVAPFFQKGGSVMNYYMYHGGTNFGRTAGGPFITTSYDYDAPIDEYGLARFPKWGHLKELHKVIKLCEHALLNNDPTLLSLGSLQEADVYEDASGACAAFLSNMDDKDDKVVQFRNISYQLPAWSVSILPDCKNVVFNTAKVGCQTSIVNMEPLDLHPTVRSPKRDIKALQWEVFKETAGVWGVTDFTKNGFVDHINTTKDTTDYLWYTTSIFVNDEEEFLQNRSSAMLFVESKGHAMHVFINHVLQASASGNGTVPHFKFGTPIVLKAGKNDIALLSMTVGLQTAGSFYEWIGAGPTSVKVEGFKSGIVDLSASTWTYKVGLHGEYLRIHESGGLNNKIWALTSEPPKQKPLTWYKAVVDAPPGDEPVALDMIHMGKGLAWLNGQEIGRYWPRKSSKLEKCITQCDYRGKFNPDKCDTGCGEPTQRWYHVPRSWFKPSGNILVIFEETGGDPSQIRFSRRKVSGACGHLSEDHPSFDVEYLQGSEIKNDENRATLRLKCPTNTHISAVKFASFGNPTGTCGSYMQGDCHDPNSAALVEKLFMFYRFA; encoded by the exons ATGAAGACGATGAGTCATTTCTCATCTAACTTCCTGTTCGTTTTCCTCGTGTCGACGGCAATATGTATAACAGCAATGTCATTGTCGTTAGCAGCTGTAAATGCTGCTAATATTACTATTAATGgtaatattgtaacttacgaTCGACGCTCATTGATCATTAATGGCCAGAGGAAGTTGCTCATCTCTGCTTCCATTCACTACCCTCGCAGTGTACCTGCT ATGTGGCCTGGTCTGGTTCAATTGGCAAAAGAAGGAGGGGTGGATGTTATAGAAACATATGTTTTTTGGAATGGTCATGAACTTTCTCCGGACAAT TATTACTTTGGAGGAAGGTATGATCTAGTCAAATTTTGCAAGATCGTTCAGCAGGCTGGAATGCATATGATTCTTCGGATTGGACCATTTGTTGCAGCAGAATGGAACTATGG TGGACTTCCTGTGTGGCTGCattatgttcctggtaccacctTTCGAACTGATAGCGAACCTTTCAAG CATTACATGCAGAAATTCATGACATATATTGTGAACTTAATGAAGCAAGAGAGGCTTTTTGCATCTCAAGGAGGTCCTATCATCTTGGCACAGGCAA AAAATGAGTATGGCAACTACGAAACAGCATATGGAGAAGGAGGGAAAAGGTATGCCTTTTGGGCTGCTAGAATGGCTCTTTCTCAAGATACTGGTGTACCTTGGATAATGTGCCAGCAGTATGATGCTCCTGATCCTGTG ATTGACACATGCAATTCATTTTACTGTGACCAATTTAAACCAATCTCTCCAAACAAGCCCAAAATTTGGACAGAAAACTGGCCAGGATG GTTCAAAACATTTGGGGCCAGAGATCCTCACAGGCCTCCAGAAGATGTTGCTTATTCTGTTGCTCCTTTTTTCCAAAAAGGAGGAAGTGTGATGAATTATTACATG TACCATGGTGGGACAAACTTTGGCCGGACGGCAGGTGGCCCTTTCATTACCACAAGCTACGACTATGATGCACCAATTGACGAATATG GTCTAGCAAGATTTCCAAAATGGGGTCACCTTAAAGAACTTCATAAAGTCATAAAGTTGTGTGAGCATGCTCTGCTGAACAATGATCCGACTCTTCTTTCACTAGGTTCTCTACAAGAG GCTGATGTTTATGAAGATGCTTCAGGAGCTTGTGCTGCCTTTCTTTCCAATATGGATGATAAAGATGACAAGGTGGTACAGTTCCGGAATATATCATACCAACTGCCAGCATGGTCTGTTAGCATTTTGCCGGACTGCAAAAATGTAGTATTCAACACAGCAAAG GTCGGATGTCAAACCTCTATAGTCAACATGGAACCCCTAGATTTGCATCCCACTGTAAGATCACCAAAGAGAGACATCAAAGCTCTTCAGTGGGAAGTCTTCAAGGAAACAGCTGGAGTATGGGGAGTTACTGATTTCACTAAAAACGGTTTTGTAGATCACATTAACACCACAAAAGACACTACGGACTACCTCTGGTATACAACAAG TATATTTGTTAATGATGAGGAGGAGTTCCTACAAAACAGAAGCAGTGCAATGCTTTTTGTTGAATCAAAGGGTCATGCTATGCATGTCTTCATCAATCATGTTCTTCAAG CCAGTGCATCTGGAAATGGCACAGTGCCACACTTCAAGTTTGGAACTCCTATTGTTCTCAAGGCAGGGAAGAATGACATTGCCTTGTTAAGCATGACTGTGGGCCTACAA ACTGCTGGATCTTTTTATGAATGGATTGGAGCTGGTCCAACAAGTGTCAAAGTTGAAGGGTTCAAGAGTGGGATTGTGGACTTGTCTGCGAGTACTTGGACCTATAAG GTTGGATTGCACGGAGAATATTTGAGGATACACGAGTCAGGTGGCTTGAACAATAAAATCTGGGCTCTGACTTCAGAGCCACCAAAGCAAAAGCCCCTCACATGGTATAAG GCAGTAGTAGATGCACCTCCTGGTGACGAACCTGTTGCACTTGATATGATTCATATGGGAAAAGGACTGGCTTGGTTGAATGGACAAGAAATTGGCAGATATTGGCCGAGGAAAAGTTCTAAACTTGAGAAGTGTATTACTCAATGTGACTACAGAGGCAAATTTAACCCTGATAAATGTGACACTGGCTGTGGAGAACCTACACAGAGATG GTATCATGTGCCACGATCTTGGTTCAAGCCATCAGGAAATATCTTGGTGATCTTTGAGGAGACTGGTGGAGATCCTTCTCAAATTAGATTCTCAAGGCGAAAGGTCTCTGGAGCTTGTGGTCATCTTTCAGAGGACCACCCATCCTTTGATGTTGAATATCTGCAAGGAAGTGAAATTAAGAATGATGAAAACAGGGCAACTCTAAGGTTGAAGTGTCCCACAAATACTCACATTTCTGCTGTCAAATTTGCCAGTTTTGGAAATCCTACTGGCACATGTGGCTCCTACATGCAAGGAGACTGCCATGATCCAAATTCTGCAGCACTGGTCGAAAAG TTATTTATGTTTTACAGGTTTGCCTGA
- the LOC107802676 gene encoding beta-galactosidase 10-like isoform X2, translating to MKTMSHFSSNFLFVFLVSTAICITAMSLSLAAVNAANITINGNIVTYDRRSLIINGQRKLLISASIHYPRSVPAMWPGLVQLAKEGGVDVIETYVFWNGHELSPDNYYFGGRYDLVKFCKIVQQAGMHMILRIGPFVAAEWNYGGLPVWLHYVPGTTFRTDSEPFKHYMQKFMTYIVNLMKQERLFASQGGPIILAQVENEYGNYETAYGEGGKRYAFWAARMALSQDTGVPWIMCQQYDAPDPVIDTCNSFYCDQFKPISPNKPKIWTENWPGWFKTFGARDPHRPPEDVAYSVAPFFQKGGSVMNYYMYHGGTNFGRTAGGPFITTSYDYDAPIDEYGLARFPKWGHLKELHKVIKLCEHALLNNDPTLLSLGSLQEADVYEDASGACAAFLSNMDDKDDKVVQFRNISYQLPAWSVSILPDCKNVVFNTAKVGCQTSIVNMEPLDLHPTVRSPKRDIKALQWEVFKETAGVWGVTDFTKNGFVDHINTTKDTTDYLWYTTSIFVNDEEEFLQNRSSAMLFVESKGHAMHVFINHVLQASASGNGTVPHFKFGTPIVLKAGKNDIALLSMTVGLQTAGSFYEWIGAGPTSVKVEGFKSGIVDLSASTWTYKVGLHGEYLRIHESGGLNNKIWALTSEPPKQKPLTWYKAVVDAPPGDEPVALDMIHMGKGLAWLNGQEIGRYWPRKSSKLEKCITQCDYRGKFNPDKCDTGCGEPTQRWYHVPRSWFKPSGNILVIFEETGGDPSQIRFSRRKVSGACGHLSEDHPSFDVEYLQGSEIKNDENRATLRLKCPTNTHISAVKFASFGNPTGTCGSYMQGDCHDPNSAALVEKVCLNQNECALEMSSGNFNMQLCPSTVKKLAVEVNCS from the exons ATGAAGACGATGAGTCATTTCTCATCTAACTTCCTGTTCGTTTTCCTCGTGTCGACGGCAATATGTATAACAGCAATGTCATTGTCGTTAGCAGCTGTAAATGCTGCTAATATTACTATTAATGgtaatattgtaacttacgaTCGACGCTCATTGATCATTAATGGCCAGAGGAAGTTGCTCATCTCTGCTTCCATTCACTACCCTCGCAGTGTACCTGCT ATGTGGCCTGGTCTGGTTCAATTGGCAAAAGAAGGAGGGGTGGATGTTATAGAAACATATGTTTTTTGGAATGGTCATGAACTTTCTCCGGACAAT TATTACTTTGGAGGAAGGTATGATCTAGTCAAATTTTGCAAGATCGTTCAGCAGGCTGGAATGCATATGATTCTTCGGATTGGACCATTTGTTGCAGCAGAATGGAACTATGG TGGACTTCCTGTGTGGCTGCattatgttcctggtaccacctTTCGAACTGATAGCGAACCTTTCAAG CATTACATGCAGAAATTCATGACATATATTGTGAACTTAATGAAGCAAGAGAGGCTTTTTGCATCTCAAGGAGGTCCTATCATCTTGGCACAG GTAGAAAATGAGTATGGCAACTACGAAACAGCATATGGAGAAGGAGGGAAAAGGTATGCCTTTTGGGCTGCTAGAATGGCTCTTTCTCAAGATACTGGTGTACCTTGGATAATGTGCCAGCAGTATGATGCTCCTGATCCTGTG ATTGACACATGCAATTCATTTTACTGTGACCAATTTAAACCAATCTCTCCAAACAAGCCCAAAATTTGGACAGAAAACTGGCCAGGATG GTTCAAAACATTTGGGGCCAGAGATCCTCACAGGCCTCCAGAAGATGTTGCTTATTCTGTTGCTCCTTTTTTCCAAAAAGGAGGAAGTGTGATGAATTATTACATG TACCATGGTGGGACAAACTTTGGCCGGACGGCAGGTGGCCCTTTCATTACCACAAGCTACGACTATGATGCACCAATTGACGAATATG GTCTAGCAAGATTTCCAAAATGGGGTCACCTTAAAGAACTTCATAAAGTCATAAAGTTGTGTGAGCATGCTCTGCTGAACAATGATCCGACTCTTCTTTCACTAGGTTCTCTACAAGAG GCTGATGTTTATGAAGATGCTTCAGGAGCTTGTGCTGCCTTTCTTTCCAATATGGATGATAAAGATGACAAGGTGGTACAGTTCCGGAATATATCATACCAACTGCCAGCATGGTCTGTTAGCATTTTGCCGGACTGCAAAAATGTAGTATTCAACACAGCAAAG GTCGGATGTCAAACCTCTATAGTCAACATGGAACCCCTAGATTTGCATCCCACTGTAAGATCACCAAAGAGAGACATCAAAGCTCTTCAGTGGGAAGTCTTCAAGGAAACAGCTGGAGTATGGGGAGTTACTGATTTCACTAAAAACGGTTTTGTAGATCACATTAACACCACAAAAGACACTACGGACTACCTCTGGTATACAACAAG TATATTTGTTAATGATGAGGAGGAGTTCCTACAAAACAGAAGCAGTGCAATGCTTTTTGTTGAATCAAAGGGTCATGCTATGCATGTCTTCATCAATCATGTTCTTCAAG CCAGTGCATCTGGAAATGGCACAGTGCCACACTTCAAGTTTGGAACTCCTATTGTTCTCAAGGCAGGGAAGAATGACATTGCCTTGTTAAGCATGACTGTGGGCCTACAA ACTGCTGGATCTTTTTATGAATGGATTGGAGCTGGTCCAACAAGTGTCAAAGTTGAAGGGTTCAAGAGTGGGATTGTGGACTTGTCTGCGAGTACTTGGACCTATAAG GTTGGATTGCACGGAGAATATTTGAGGATACACGAGTCAGGTGGCTTGAACAATAAAATCTGGGCTCTGACTTCAGAGCCACCAAAGCAAAAGCCCCTCACATGGTATAAG GCAGTAGTAGATGCACCTCCTGGTGACGAACCTGTTGCACTTGATATGATTCATATGGGAAAAGGACTGGCTTGGTTGAATGGACAAGAAATTGGCAGATATTGGCCGAGGAAAAGTTCTAAACTTGAGAAGTGTATTACTCAATGTGACTACAGAGGCAAATTTAACCCTGATAAATGTGACACTGGCTGTGGAGAACCTACACAGAGATG GTATCATGTGCCACGATCTTGGTTCAAGCCATCAGGAAATATCTTGGTGATCTTTGAGGAGACTGGTGGAGATCCTTCTCAAATTAGATTCTCAAGGCGAAAGGTCTCTGGAGCTTGTGGTCATCTTTCAGAGGACCACCCATCCTTTGATGTTGAATATCTGCAAGGAAGTGAAATTAAGAATGATGAAAACAGGGCAACTCTAAGGTTGAAGTGTCCCACAAATACTCACATTTCTGCTGTCAAATTTGCCAGTTTTGGAAATCCTACTGGCACATGTGGCTCCTACATGCAAGGAGACTGCCATGATCCAAATTCTGCAGCACTGGTCGAAAAG GTTTGCCTGAACCAAAATGAATGTGCATTAGAAATGTCCAGTGGGAACTTTAACATGCAATTGTGTCCAAGTACAGTAAAGAAACTTGCCGTTGAAGTAAATTGCAGCTGA
- the LOC107802676 gene encoding beta-galactosidase 10-like isoform X4 has protein sequence MKTMSHFSSNFLFVFLVSTAICITAMSLSLAAVNAANITINGNIVTYDRRSLIINGQRKLLISASIHYPRSVPAMWPGLVQLAKEGGVDVIETYVFWNGHELSPDNYYFGGRYDLVKFCKIVQQAGMHMILRIGPFVAAEWNYGGLPVWLHYVPGTTFRTDSEPFKHYMQKFMTYIVNLMKQERLFASQGGPIILAQVENEYGNYETAYGEGGKRYAFWAARMALSQDTGVPWIMCQQYDAPDPVIDTCNSFYCDQFKPISPNKPKIWTENWPGWFKTFGARDPHRPPEDVAYSVAPFFQKGGSVMNYYMYHGGTNFGRTAGGPFITTSYDYDAPIDEYGLARFPKWGHLKELHKVIKLCEHALLNNDPTLLSLGSLQEADVYEDASGACAAFLSNMDDKDDKVVQFRNISYQLPAWSVSILPDCKNVVFNTAKVGCQTSIVNMEPLDLHPTVRSPKRDIKALQWEVFKETAGVWGVTDFTKNGFVDHINTTKDTTDYLWYTTSIFVNDEEEFLQNRSSAMLFVESKGHAMHVFINHVLQASASGNGTVPHFKFGTPIVLKAGKNDIALLSMTVGLQTAGSFYEWIGAGPTSVKVEGFKSGIVDLSASTWTYKVGLHGEYLRIHESGGLNNKIWALTSEPPKQKPLTWYKAVVDAPPGDEPVALDMIHMGKGLAWLNGQEIGRYWPRKSSKLEKCITQCDYRGKFNPDKCDTGCGEPTQRWYHVPRSWFKPSGNILVIFEETGGDPSQIRFSRRKVSGACGHLSEDHPSFDVEYLQGSEIKNDENRATLRLKCPTNTHISAVKFASFGNPTGTCGSYMQGDCHDPNSAALVEKLFMFYRFA, from the exons ATGAAGACGATGAGTCATTTCTCATCTAACTTCCTGTTCGTTTTCCTCGTGTCGACGGCAATATGTATAACAGCAATGTCATTGTCGTTAGCAGCTGTAAATGCTGCTAATATTACTATTAATGgtaatattgtaacttacgaTCGACGCTCATTGATCATTAATGGCCAGAGGAAGTTGCTCATCTCTGCTTCCATTCACTACCCTCGCAGTGTACCTGCT ATGTGGCCTGGTCTGGTTCAATTGGCAAAAGAAGGAGGGGTGGATGTTATAGAAACATATGTTTTTTGGAATGGTCATGAACTTTCTCCGGACAAT TATTACTTTGGAGGAAGGTATGATCTAGTCAAATTTTGCAAGATCGTTCAGCAGGCTGGAATGCATATGATTCTTCGGATTGGACCATTTGTTGCAGCAGAATGGAACTATGG TGGACTTCCTGTGTGGCTGCattatgttcctggtaccacctTTCGAACTGATAGCGAACCTTTCAAG CATTACATGCAGAAATTCATGACATATATTGTGAACTTAATGAAGCAAGAGAGGCTTTTTGCATCTCAAGGAGGTCCTATCATCTTGGCACAG GTAGAAAATGAGTATGGCAACTACGAAACAGCATATGGAGAAGGAGGGAAAAGGTATGCCTTTTGGGCTGCTAGAATGGCTCTTTCTCAAGATACTGGTGTACCTTGGATAATGTGCCAGCAGTATGATGCTCCTGATCCTGTG ATTGACACATGCAATTCATTTTACTGTGACCAATTTAAACCAATCTCTCCAAACAAGCCCAAAATTTGGACAGAAAACTGGCCAGGATG GTTCAAAACATTTGGGGCCAGAGATCCTCACAGGCCTCCAGAAGATGTTGCTTATTCTGTTGCTCCTTTTTTCCAAAAAGGAGGAAGTGTGATGAATTATTACATG TACCATGGTGGGACAAACTTTGGCCGGACGGCAGGTGGCCCTTTCATTACCACAAGCTACGACTATGATGCACCAATTGACGAATATG GTCTAGCAAGATTTCCAAAATGGGGTCACCTTAAAGAACTTCATAAAGTCATAAAGTTGTGTGAGCATGCTCTGCTGAACAATGATCCGACTCTTCTTTCACTAGGTTCTCTACAAGAG GCTGATGTTTATGAAGATGCTTCAGGAGCTTGTGCTGCCTTTCTTTCCAATATGGATGATAAAGATGACAAGGTGGTACAGTTCCGGAATATATCATACCAACTGCCAGCATGGTCTGTTAGCATTTTGCCGGACTGCAAAAATGTAGTATTCAACACAGCAAAG GTCGGATGTCAAACCTCTATAGTCAACATGGAACCCCTAGATTTGCATCCCACTGTAAGATCACCAAAGAGAGACATCAAAGCTCTTCAGTGGGAAGTCTTCAAGGAAACAGCTGGAGTATGGGGAGTTACTGATTTCACTAAAAACGGTTTTGTAGATCACATTAACACCACAAAAGACACTACGGACTACCTCTGGTATACAACAAG TATATTTGTTAATGATGAGGAGGAGTTCCTACAAAACAGAAGCAGTGCAATGCTTTTTGTTGAATCAAAGGGTCATGCTATGCATGTCTTCATCAATCATGTTCTTCAAG CCAGTGCATCTGGAAATGGCACAGTGCCACACTTCAAGTTTGGAACTCCTATTGTTCTCAAGGCAGGGAAGAATGACATTGCCTTGTTAAGCATGACTGTGGGCCTACAA ACTGCTGGATCTTTTTATGAATGGATTGGAGCTGGTCCAACAAGTGTCAAAGTTGAAGGGTTCAAGAGTGGGATTGTGGACTTGTCTGCGAGTACTTGGACCTATAAG GTTGGATTGCACGGAGAATATTTGAGGATACACGAGTCAGGTGGCTTGAACAATAAAATCTGGGCTCTGACTTCAGAGCCACCAAAGCAAAAGCCCCTCACATGGTATAAG GCAGTAGTAGATGCACCTCCTGGTGACGAACCTGTTGCACTTGATATGATTCATATGGGAAAAGGACTGGCTTGGTTGAATGGACAAGAAATTGGCAGATATTGGCCGAGGAAAAGTTCTAAACTTGAGAAGTGTATTACTCAATGTGACTACAGAGGCAAATTTAACCCTGATAAATGTGACACTGGCTGTGGAGAACCTACACAGAGATG GTATCATGTGCCACGATCTTGGTTCAAGCCATCAGGAAATATCTTGGTGATCTTTGAGGAGACTGGTGGAGATCCTTCTCAAATTAGATTCTCAAGGCGAAAGGTCTCTGGAGCTTGTGGTCATCTTTCAGAGGACCACCCATCCTTTGATGTTGAATATCTGCAAGGAAGTGAAATTAAGAATGATGAAAACAGGGCAACTCTAAGGTTGAAGTGTCCCACAAATACTCACATTTCTGCTGTCAAATTTGCCAGTTTTGGAAATCCTACTGGCACATGTGGCTCCTACATGCAAGGAGACTGCCATGATCCAAATTCTGCAGCACTGGTCGAAAAG TTATTTATGTTTTACAGGTTTGCCTGA